One window of the Acaryochloris thomasi RCC1774 genome contains the following:
- the ftsH3 gene encoding ATP-dependent zinc metalloprotease FtsH3, with amino-acid sequence MNKRWRNAGLYALLAIVALALGTAFFDQPKQTNTTWRYSKLVQEVQSDKVEKIYISSDRATAQVVTGTVDGSRVNVNLPNDPTFIDLLTDNDVDIAVLPQGDESFIFKALSTFLVPILLLVGLFFLFRRAQSGPGNQAMNFGKSKARVQMEPQTQVTFGDVAGIEQAKLELTEVVDFLKNADRFTAIGAKIPKGVLLVGPPGTGKTLLAKAVAGEAGVPFFSISGSEFVEMFVGVGASRVRDLFEQAKTNAPCIVFIDEIDAVGRQRGAGLGGGNDEREQTLNQLLTEMDGFEGNTGIIIIAATNRPDVLDSALMRPGRFDRQVVVDRPDYKGRAEILNVHARGKTLAKDVDLERIARRTPGFTGADLSNLLNEAAILAARRSLTEISMDEVNDAIDRVLAGPEKKDRVMSDKRKTLVAYHEAGHALVGALMPDYDPVQKISIIPRGRAGGLTWFTPNEDAMDSGLYSRSYLQNQMAVALGGRIAEELIFGEEEVTTGASNDLQQVARVARQMVMRFGMSDRLGPVALGRSQGNPFLGRDISSDRDFSEETAATIDDEVRNLVEQAYRRAKDVLVSNHSTLDAIANQLIEKETVDSEELQVILSNNDVKMAAIA; translated from the coding sequence GTGAATAAACGGTGGAGAAACGCAGGCTTGTATGCCCTGCTCGCGATAGTGGCTTTGGCCCTTGGTACAGCGTTCTTTGATCAGCCGAAGCAAACGAATACGACTTGGCGCTACAGCAAGCTCGTACAGGAAGTTCAAAGTGACAAAGTAGAAAAAATTTATATCAGCTCTGACCGCGCAACGGCTCAGGTCGTGACGGGTACGGTGGATGGCTCTAGAGTCAATGTCAATCTGCCCAATGACCCCACGTTCATTGATTTGCTGACCGACAATGATGTCGATATTGCTGTCTTACCCCAAGGTGACGAAAGCTTTATCTTTAAGGCGCTGAGCACTTTCTTGGTGCCCATCCTATTGTTAGTGGGTCTGTTCTTCCTGTTCCGTCGTGCTCAGAGTGGTCCCGGGAATCAGGCGATGAACTTTGGTAAGTCCAAAGCGCGAGTCCAGATGGAACCTCAAACTCAGGTGACGTTCGGTGATGTTGCCGGTATTGAGCAGGCAAAGCTAGAGCTGACTGAGGTTGTAGACTTCCTGAAGAACGCAGATCGGTTCACGGCCATTGGTGCCAAGATTCCCAAAGGTGTGTTGCTTGTTGGACCTCCTGGAACAGGTAAGACACTACTCGCTAAGGCGGTTGCGGGAGAAGCGGGTGTTCCTTTCTTCTCAATCTCTGGTTCTGAATTCGTAGAAATGTTTGTGGGCGTGGGTGCATCCCGAGTCCGTGACCTGTTTGAACAGGCAAAAACCAACGCTCCTTGTATTGTCTTTATTGATGAGATTGATGCTGTGGGTCGTCAGCGGGGCGCAGGTCTCGGGGGCGGTAACGATGAGCGTGAGCAAACGCTTAACCAGCTCTTGACCGAGATGGATGGTTTTGAGGGCAATACCGGTATTATCATCATCGCGGCGACTAACCGTCCTGACGTTCTAGATTCAGCCCTCATGCGCCCCGGTCGTTTTGACCGTCAGGTTGTTGTGGATCGGCCTGACTACAAAGGACGCGCTGAAATTCTTAACGTCCATGCCCGTGGCAAAACTTTGGCGAAGGATGTTGATCTAGAGCGTATTGCGCGTCGTACTCCTGGTTTCACGGGTGCTGATCTTTCTAACTTGCTGAATGAAGCAGCTATTTTGGCCGCCCGCCGCAGCTTAACTGAAATCTCAATGGATGAGGTAAATGACGCTATTGATCGCGTCCTTGCCGGTCCTGAGAAGAAGGATCGCGTCATGAGCGACAAGCGCAAGACTTTGGTGGCTTACCACGAAGCGGGACATGCTCTTGTGGGTGCGCTAATGCCTGACTATGACCCAGTGCAGAAAATCAGTATTATTCCTCGGGGACGTGCGGGTGGTCTAACTTGGTTCACACCCAACGAAGATGCGATGGACTCAGGTCTCTACAGCCGCAGCTATCTGCAAAATCAAATGGCGGTTGCCCTGGGTGGCCGAATTGCTGAAGAGCTAATCTTCGGTGAAGAAGAGGTAACAACGGGTGCCTCTAATGACCTACAGCAGGTGGCTCGAGTGGCGCGTCAGATGGTGATGCGATTTGGGATGAGCGATCGCCTCGGTCCTGTTGCTCTAGGACGATCTCAGGGCAACCCTTTCCTAGGCCGTGACATTTCATCTGATCGTGATTTCTCGGAAGAGACAGCAGCGACGATTGATGATGAGGTTCGCAATCTAGTAGAGCAAGCCTATCGTCGTGCCAAGGATGTCTTGGTCTCAAACCATTCGACTTTAGATGCGATCGCAAATCAGTTGATTGAGAAGGAAACTGTGGATTCAGAAGAACTCCAGGTTATTCTTAGCAACAACGATGTGAAGATGGCTGCGATCGCATAG
- a CDS encoding aldo/keto reductase, whose product MPRLRWLSTSLRSSASSSRLSLPLMGCGTWAWGNRLLWGYTEEMDEQLQAVFKECVSRGVTLFDTGDSYGTGRLNGRSEQLLGRFAQAYKGPNRDQVCIATKLAAYPWRLSRRSMVAAGNASARRLGRPVDLVQMHWSPANYAPWQEGPLLDGLADLYEQGFVKGVGLSNYGPESLKRVQRKFAERGVPIATMQVQYSLLSTYPVTTLAVKEVCDEFGIQLIAYSPLALGILTGKYSEQGPFPKGLRGQLFRQLVPGAKPLLQTLRAVASAKKKTMAQVALNWCIAKGTIPIPGAKTLEQAQQNIGALGWRLEADAIAELDQAAASVDKAMVQNIFQTR is encoded by the coding sequence ATGCCTCGTTTACGGTGGTTGAGTACCAGTCTTAGGTCATCAGCATCATCCTCTAGATTATCTTTGCCGCTGATGGGTTGTGGAACCTGGGCTTGGGGCAATCGACTGCTGTGGGGATACACCGAGGAAATGGATGAACAGCTCCAGGCCGTATTCAAGGAGTGTGTCAGTCGGGGGGTGACGCTCTTCGATACCGGAGATTCCTACGGTACGGGGCGGCTAAATGGTCGCAGTGAGCAGTTGTTAGGGCGCTTCGCTCAAGCCTATAAAGGCCCCAATCGAGATCAGGTCTGTATTGCAACAAAGCTTGCTGCTTATCCCTGGCGTTTGAGTCGCCGTTCGATGGTGGCTGCAGGCAACGCCTCAGCCAGACGTTTAGGTCGGCCAGTTGATTTGGTGCAAATGCACTGGTCTCCCGCTAACTATGCGCCTTGGCAAGAAGGCCCTCTGTTGGATGGCTTAGCGGATCTTTATGAGCAGGGTTTTGTCAAGGGAGTGGGTCTTTCAAACTATGGTCCTGAGAGCCTTAAGCGGGTTCAGCGTAAATTTGCGGAGCGAGGGGTTCCCATTGCGACGATGCAGGTTCAGTATTCTCTGCTGTCAACCTATCCCGTGACGACCTTGGCTGTGAAAGAGGTCTGCGATGAGTTTGGGATTCAGCTCATCGCCTATAGTCCCTTGGCCCTGGGTATTTTAACCGGAAAATATTCAGAGCAGGGACCGTTCCCAAAAGGATTGCGAGGGCAGCTTTTTCGGCAGCTTGTGCCAGGTGCGAAGCCCCTGCTGCAGACCCTGCGAGCCGTTGCCAGTGCGAAGAAGAAAACGATGGCCCAAGTGGCGCTTAACTGGTGTATTGCGAAGGGCACTATTCCTATCCCTGGTGCTAAGACCCTGGAGCAGGCGCAGCAGAATATAGGAGCTTTGGGCTGGCGTCTAGAGGCAGATGCGATCGCAGAACTGGATCAGGCCGCCGCTTCAGTGGATAAAGCAATGGTTCAAAATATCTTTCAAACACGGTAG
- a CDS encoding glutathione S-transferase family protein has protein sequence MLKFYYNPLSPNARRVWLTLLEKQISFEPMVIKMDGDQYEPDFLAINPFHHIPVVVDDGLRIVESIAIMDYLEAKYPTPALMPAEAGAIATVRMAQLVTANEFFPKVIPLICENKDSPKWQQAQQELPLAFMSDLLGDSTYIGGNMFSLGDIVAGIAIQLTVALGVPLESYPNLEQWQQRLMDRVPWQSTQISEPDLENFRRRVKVMVRLRQRAMRQS, from the coding sequence ATGCTGAAGTTCTACTACAATCCCCTATCTCCCAATGCCCGACGGGTTTGGTTAACCCTGCTAGAGAAGCAGATTTCCTTTGAGCCAATGGTGATTAAGATGGATGGCGATCAGTATGAACCCGATTTTCTCGCCATCAATCCCTTTCACCACATCCCTGTTGTCGTCGATGATGGCTTGCGGATCGTGGAATCCATAGCCATTATGGATTACCTGGAAGCCAAGTATCCGACACCGGCTCTCATGCCCGCTGAGGCAGGTGCAATCGCAACCGTCCGCATGGCTCAACTGGTGACGGCCAACGAGTTTTTCCCCAAGGTTATTCCCCTGATCTGTGAAAACAAAGACTCCCCTAAATGGCAGCAGGCCCAGCAGGAGCTTCCGCTTGCCTTCATGTCCGACCTCTTGGGAGACTCCACCTACATTGGGGGAAACATGTTCAGCTTGGGAGATATTGTGGCCGGTATTGCCATTCAGCTCACGGTTGCACTAGGAGTGCCATTGGAGTCTTATCCCAACCTGGAGCAGTGGCAGCAACGGTTGATGGATCGCGTCCCTTGGCAGTCAACTCAGATCAGTGAGCCAGACCTAGAGAACTTTAGACGTCGGGTGAAGGTGATGGTGAGACTACGGCAGCGAGCAATGCGTCAATCATAG
- a CDS encoding tetratricopeptide repeat protein → MERPILAQTSTTLNQTIHKARSAFQAGRYAEAEELWRKVVEQQPNSAEAFYELGFSLHLQEEIGAAIASYQKALSLDPNYDTPYINLGLAFIELMQYDEADQAFQKVLSFPDQPETPASTHALAHYNLAIIYKRQDDLERARQHVQSALALAPDFQAAQALLQQIETPQTEE, encoded by the coding sequence ATGGAGCGACCCATTCTGGCGCAGACCTCGACTACTCTGAACCAGACGATTCACAAGGCTCGCTCTGCCTTTCAAGCGGGAAGGTATGCTGAGGCGGAAGAACTGTGGCGAAAAGTCGTGGAACAACAACCCAACTCTGCTGAAGCTTTCTACGAACTGGGCTTTAGTTTGCACCTACAGGAAGAAATTGGAGCTGCGATCGCATCCTATCAAAAAGCTCTCTCGCTCGATCCCAATTACGATACGCCGTATATAAATTTAGGGCTGGCATTCATTGAGTTAATGCAGTATGACGAAGCAGATCAAGCTTTTCAGAAGGTGTTGAGCTTCCCAGACCAGCCTGAAACACCTGCCTCAACCCATGCCCTTGCCCACTACAACTTAGCGATTATCTATAAGCGTCAAGACGATCTAGAGCGTGCTCGTCAGCATGTTCAGAGCGCTCTAGCCCTCGCGCCAGATTTCCAAGCTGCCCAGGCTCTGCTTCAGCAGATAGAAACACCCCAGACTGAAGAGTAA
- a CDS encoding TetR/AcrR family transcriptional regulator, with product MSKGQITKARILHQAAELFNQQGYAGSSMSDVMDVTGLKKGGIYNHFKTKDELSLAAFDYAIATLAQHHRAVLRQHHHAADRLLGIMAVFSSFIDHPPVAGGCPLMNTAIEADDAHPALKARAQQAMTNLRKLLCHIVDTGIAKGELQPAVDSDVFATILISTIEGAIMISKLYDDPVHLERAIAHLTDYIDEYLRI from the coding sequence ATGTCCAAGGGTCAAATTACTAAAGCTCGAATTTTGCATCAGGCTGCTGAACTGTTTAACCAGCAGGGCTATGCGGGTTCTTCTATGTCTGACGTTATGGATGTTACGGGGTTGAAGAAGGGAGGTATTTATAACCACTTCAAAACTAAAGATGAGCTATCTTTGGCTGCATTTGACTACGCGATCGCAACCCTAGCTCAGCACCATCGAGCCGTCCTTCGTCAGCACCACCACGCAGCCGATCGTCTTTTAGGAATCATGGCTGTCTTCAGCAGCTTTATCGATCATCCCCCCGTCGCAGGTGGCTGCCCCTTGATGAATACGGCTATCGAGGCCGACGACGCCCACCCAGCCCTGAAGGCCCGTGCCCAGCAAGCAATGACGAACCTGCGGAAACTGCTTTGCCATATCGTTGATACCGGCATTGCAAAGGGTGAGCTGCAGCCCGCTGTTGACTCAGACGTCTTCGCAACCATCCTAATCTCCACGATTGAGGGAGCGATTATGATCAGTAAACTCTACGATGACCCGGTGCATTTGGAACGTGCGATCGCACATCTCACCGACTACATTGACGAGTATCTACGTATATAG